A region of Rhodanobacteraceae bacterium DNA encodes the following proteins:
- a CDS encoding NADH-ubiquinone oxidoreductase chain M — protein MSDWPILSILTWLPCAGAILVLLAGDARPRVARWLTLAFTVITFALSLLMLSEYSAGPGGFQLQEMHRWIPGINSSYHLGVDGIAVALIVLTTFTTILVIGGAWQVIKDKVHQYMAAMLVLEGLLIGVFCAMDALLFYLFFEAILIPMFFLIGMWGGPRRVYATLKFFIYTFFGSIFFLIGLLYMYHRAGTFDLQTLWAFPFTMQEQSWLFFSFLIAFAVKTPMVPVHTWLPDAHVEAPTGGSVILAAIMLKVGTYGFIRFSLPITPDASQYFAWLVIVLSLIAIIYIGYVALVQPDMKKLVAYSSIAHMGFVTLGLFIVYMLARQQHDVQTAQLGVQGAVVQMVSHGFVSGALFTCIGVMYDRLHTREIAAYGGLAKVMPWFAAFWVLFAMANTGLPGTSGFVGEFMVILSSFTANPWIALFAAYSLIIGAGYTLYLIKRIVWGTAPTREAAAMPEINTREGLVLGAFAVAVLAMGVYPWPLMHLMDSSVAQLVTHLMTSKV, from the coding sequence ATGTCTGACTGGCCCATCCTGAGCATCCTGACCTGGCTGCCCTGCGCCGGCGCGATCCTCGTGCTGCTGGCTGGCGACGCGCGCCCGCGCGTGGCGCGTTGGCTGACGCTGGCGTTCACCGTCATCACCTTCGCGTTGAGCCTGCTGATGCTGTCGGAATATAGCGCGGGTCCCGGCGGCTTCCAGTTGCAGGAGATGCACCGCTGGATTCCCGGCATCAACTCCAGTTATCACCTCGGCGTCGATGGCATCGCGGTCGCGCTGATCGTGCTGACCACGTTCACCACGATCCTGGTGATCGGCGGCGCGTGGCAGGTGATCAAGGACAAGGTGCACCAGTACATGGCCGCGATGCTGGTGCTGGAAGGCCTGCTGATCGGCGTATTCTGCGCGATGGACGCGCTGCTGTTCTATCTCTTCTTCGAGGCCATCCTGATCCCGATGTTCTTCCTGATCGGCATGTGGGGCGGCCCGCGGCGCGTGTACGCGACCCTGAAGTTCTTCATCTACACGTTCTTCGGTTCGATCTTCTTCCTGATCGGCCTCTTGTACATGTACCACCGCGCGGGCACCTTCGATCTGCAGACGCTGTGGGCGTTCCCGTTCACGATGCAGGAGCAGAGCTGGCTGTTCTTCTCGTTCCTGATCGCGTTCGCGGTGAAGACCCCGATGGTGCCGGTGCACACCTGGCTGCCGGACGCGCACGTCGAGGCGCCGACCGGCGGCTCGGTGATCCTGGCCGCGATCATGCTGAAGGTCGGCACATACGGCTTCATCCGCTTCTCGCTGCCGATCACGCCGGATGCCTCGCAGTACTTTGCGTGGCTGGTGATCGTGCTCAGCCTGATCGCGATCATCTACATCGGCTACGTCGCGCTGGTGCAGCCGGACATGAAGAAGCTGGTCGCGTATTCGTCGATCGCGCACATGGGCTTCGTGACGCTGGGCCTGTTCATCGTGTACATGCTGGCGCGCCAGCAGCACGACGTGCAGACCGCGCAACTGGGTGTGCAGGGCGCGGTGGTGCAGATGGTTTCGCACGGCTTCGTGTCGGGCGCGCTGTTCACCTGCATCGGCGTGATGTACGACCGCCTGCATACGCGTGAGATCGCGGCCTACGGCGGACTCGCCAAGGTGATGCCGTGGTTCGCGGCGTTCTGGGTGCTGTTCGCGATGGCCAACACCGGCCTGCCGGGCACCTCGGGTTTCGTCGGCGAATTCATGGTGATCCTGTCCAGCTTCACCGCCAATCCGTGGATCGCGCTGTTCGCCGCATATTCGCTGATCATCGGCGCCGGCTACACGCTGTACCTGATCAAGCGCATCGTGTGGGGCACCGCGCCGACCAGGGAAGCCGCGGCGATGCCCGAGATCAATACCCGCGAAGGCCTGGTGCTGGGCGCGTTCGCGGTCGCGGTGCTGGCGATGGGCGTGTACCCGTGGCCGCTGATGCACCTGATGGATTCCTCGGTCGCGCAACTCGTGACCCATTTGATGACCAGCAAGGTTTGA
- a CDS encoding NADH-ubiquinone oxidoreductase chain N, which yields MITLNDLLVMLPELYLTAAACLVLLFDVFISDDQRDATHWVAIIVMLVGIFLVIRGQPDMTVTAFGGMFVRDHMAEILKVTVLIATILMFVMARPWLRDRKLFMGEFYSLSMFSVLGVMLLVSAGSLITVYLGLELFALPAYALVALNRESKLSSEAAIKFFVLGSLASGLLLFGMSLIYGATGTLDLHGIFAAAGTTAHPHLLQFGLVFLVVGIAFEFGAVPFHMWLPDVYEGAPTPIAMYISAVPKLAAVGLAYRLLEVGLGPFAHDWRIMLAIMAALSLVVGNVVAIAQKNFKRMLAYSTISHMGFVFLGLSNPTPEGYSAALFYAVCFALMETVAFGVILALARKGFECEMIDDLKGLNRRSPWFAGLMAIAMFSLAGIPPLWGFIAKVLVLKAAIDGGMLWLAIVAIICAIIGLFYYLRVIWVMYFEAPAEGVEPLQAKPDLALRGLLSINALGLIAMIFFSGPLLAWCRAAFGV from the coding sequence ATGATTACTCTCAACGACCTGCTGGTGATGCTGCCCGAGCTGTACCTGACCGCTGCAGCGTGCCTGGTGCTGCTGTTCGACGTGTTCATCAGCGACGACCAGCGCGACGCCACCCACTGGGTCGCGATCATCGTGATGCTGGTGGGCATCTTCCTGGTGATCCGCGGCCAACCGGACATGACCGTCACCGCGTTCGGCGGGATGTTCGTGCGCGACCACATGGCCGAGATCCTCAAGGTCACCGTGCTGATCGCGACCATCCTGATGTTCGTGATGGCGCGGCCGTGGCTGCGCGACCGCAAGCTGTTCATGGGCGAGTTCTATTCGCTGTCGATGTTCTCGGTGCTGGGCGTGATGCTGCTGGTGTCGGCCGGCAGCCTGATCACGGTGTACCTCGGGCTGGAGCTGTTCGCGTTGCCGGCTTATGCGCTGGTCGCGCTGAACCGCGAGTCGAAGCTGTCTTCGGAGGCTGCGATCAAGTTCTTCGTGCTGGGGTCGCTCGCGTCCGGCCTGCTGCTGTTCGGCATGTCGCTGATCTACGGCGCCACCGGCACCCTCGACCTGCACGGCATCTTCGCCGCGGCAGGCACCACCGCGCATCCGCACCTGCTGCAGTTCGGACTGGTGTTCCTGGTGGTCGGCATCGCCTTCGAGTTCGGCGCGGTGCCGTTCCACATGTGGCTGCCCGACGTGTACGAGGGCGCGCCCACCCCGATCGCGATGTACATCAGCGCGGTGCCGAAACTGGCCGCGGTCGGACTGGCCTACCGCCTGCTGGAAGTCGGCCTGGGGCCGTTCGCGCACGACTGGCGGATCATGCTGGCGATCATGGCGGCGCTGTCGCTGGTGGTTGGCAACGTGGTCGCGATCGCGCAGAAGAACTTCAAGCGCATGCTTGCGTATTCCACGATCTCGCACATGGGCTTCGTGTTCCTCGGATTGTCGAATCCGACCCCGGAAGGTTATTCGGCGGCGTTGTTCTACGCGGTGTGCTTCGCGCTGATGGAAACCGTGGCCTTCGGCGTGATCCTGGCGCTGGCGCGCAAGGGCTTCGAGTGCGAGATGATCGACGACCTGAAGGGCCTCAACCGCCGCTCGCCCTGGTTCGCGGGTTTGATGGCGATCGCGATGTTCTCGCTGGCCGGCATCCCGCCGCTGTGGGGGTTCATCGCCAAGGTGCTGGTGCTGAAGGCCGCGATCGACGGCGGCATGCTGTGGCTCGCGATCGTCGCGATCATCTGCGCCATCATCGGGCTGTTCTACTACCTGCGCGTGATCTGGGTGATGTACTTCGAGGCGCCCGCCGAAGGCGTCGAACCGTTGCAGGCCAAACCGGATCTCGCGCTGCGCGGATTGCTGTCGATCAATGCGCTGGGCCTGATCGCGATGATCTTCTTCTCCGGCCCGCTGCTCGCCTGGTGCCGGGCCGCGTTCGGGGTTTGA
- a CDS encoding Bacterial ribosome SSU maturation protein RimP, producing METDAIVARVAPALAELGLECLGVEWSAGHGGGLLRVYIDALRQDADAAGAVSVDDCEAASREISALLDVDDPIPGHYVLEVSSPGIERPLFNAAQFARFVGDEAKVTLKLPREGRRRLRGRIAAVAGRQIGMDVDGRRMDIAEDEIESAHLVPDWDALGYTPKPKPGKAPNAKQGKAKRKR from the coding sequence ATGGAGACCGACGCAATCGTCGCACGCGTGGCGCCGGCCCTTGCCGAACTGGGCCTGGAATGCCTGGGCGTGGAATGGAGTGCCGGTCACGGCGGCGGCCTGCTGCGCGTGTACATCGATGCGCTGCGGCAGGACGCCGATGCAGCCGGCGCGGTGAGCGTGGACGACTGCGAGGCGGCCAGCCGCGAGATTTCCGCGCTGCTGGACGTGGACGATCCGATTCCCGGGCATTACGTGCTGGAGGTGTCCTCGCCCGGGATCGAGCGCCCGCTGTTCAACGCGGCGCAGTTCGCGCGTTTCGTCGGCGACGAAGCGAAGGTGACGCTGAAGCTGCCGCGCGAGGGGCGCCGCCGCCTGCGCGGGAGGATCGCCGCGGTCGCCGGCAGGCAGATCGGCATGGACGTGGATGGCAGGCGGATGGACATCGCCGAAGACGAAATCGAAAGCGCGCATCTGGTGCCGGATTGGGATGCGCTGGGCTACACGCCCAAGCCGAAGCCCGGCAAGGCGCCGAATGCGAAACAGGGCAAGGCCAAGCGCAAGCGGTGA
- a CDS encoding Transcription termination protein NusA, translating into MNRDLLLIVDTVAAEKAVPRDVIFGALEAALATAAKKRYPDEEPDIRVAIDHETGDYETFRRWAVIADDGEMESPDWQLRLMDAVDERPGAQVGEYIEQQIENPEFGRITAQAAKQVIVQRIREAERAQVVDAWKDRVGELVNGVAKRVERGNIYLDLGGNAEAFIPRDKAIPREAVRVGDRVRGYLFEVRSEPRGPQLFVSRTAPEFMMELFKLEVPEVGQGIVEIRACARDAGDRAKIAVEAHDKRTDPIGACIGMRGSRVQAVSNELNGERIDIVLWNDAPAQFVINAMAPAEVQSIIVDEDKHSMDIAVAEDKLSQAIGRGGQNVRLASKLTGWDLKVMTQDQVAAKSEAEQEAARKLFMDKLEVDQEIANILVQEGFSTVEEIAYVPTGELLAVEGFDEDIVEELRSRAKDALLTEALAVEEDLDEHAPSEELLALDGMDEETAYALAERGIVTLDDLADQAVDDLIDMEGMDEERAGALIMAARAPMLARMEHEGG; encoded by the coding sequence ATGAATCGTGACTTGTTGTTGATCGTGGATACCGTGGCCGCCGAGAAGGCGGTGCCGCGCGACGTGATTTTCGGCGCGCTCGAGGCGGCGCTGGCGACCGCGGCCAAGAAGCGCTATCCCGACGAGGAACCCGACATCCGCGTGGCGATCGACCACGAGACCGGCGACTACGAAACCTTCCGGCGCTGGGCGGTGATCGCCGACGACGGCGAGATGGAATCGCCGGATTGGCAGTTGCGCCTGATGGACGCGGTGGACGAGCGCCCGGGCGCCCAGGTCGGCGAGTACATCGAGCAGCAGATCGAGAATCCCGAGTTCGGCCGCATCACCGCGCAGGCCGCCAAGCAGGTGATCGTGCAGCGCATCCGCGAAGCCGAGCGCGCGCAGGTGGTCGACGCCTGGAAGGATCGCGTGGGCGAACTGGTCAACGGCGTGGCCAAGCGCGTCGAGCGCGGCAACATCTACCTCGACCTCGGCGGCAATGCCGAAGCCTTCATCCCGCGCGACAAGGCGATCCCGCGCGAGGCCGTGCGCGTGGGCGACCGCGTGCGCGGTTACCTGTTCGAGGTGCGCTCGGAGCCGCGCGGCCCGCAGCTGTTCGTGTCGCGCACCGCGCCGGAATTCATGATGGAACTGTTCAAGCTGGAAGTGCCGGAAGTCGGCCAGGGCATCGTCGAGATACGCGCCTGCGCGCGCGACGCCGGCGACCGCGCCAAGATCGCGGTGGAGGCGCACGACAAGCGCACCGATCCGATCGGCGCCTGCATCGGCATGCGCGGTTCGCGCGTGCAGGCGGTGTCCAACGAACTGAACGGCGAGCGCATCGACATCGTGCTGTGGAACGACGCGCCGGCGCAGTTCGTGATCAACGCGATGGCGCCGGCCGAAGTGCAGTCCATCATCGTCGATGAGGACAAGCACTCGATGGACATTGCGGTGGCCGAGGACAAGCTGTCGCAGGCCATCGGCCGCGGCGGCCAGAACGTGCGCCTGGCCAGCAAGCTGACCGGCTGGGATCTCAAGGTGATGACCCAGGACCAGGTCGCCGCCAAGAGCGAGGCCGAGCAGGAAGCCGCGCGCAAGCTGTTCATGGACAAGCTCGAAGTGGATCAGGAGATCGCCAACATCCTGGTGCAGGAAGGCTTTTCGACGGTCGAGGAAATCGCCTACGTGCCGACCGGCGAACTGCTGGCGGTGGAAGGCTTCGACGAAGACATCGTCGAGGAACTGCGTTCGCGCGCCAAGGACGCGCTGCTCACCGAGGCGCTCGCGGTCGAGGAGGACCTCGACGAGCACGCGCCGTCGGAAGAACTGCTGGCGCTGGACGGCATGGACGAGGAAACCGCGTACGCACTGGCCGAGCGCGGCATCGTCACGCTGGACGACCTGGCCGACCAGGCGGTGGACGACCTGATCGACATGGAAGGCATGGA